A portion of the Paenibacillus hamazuiensis genome contains these proteins:
- the ispD gene encoding 2-C-methyl-D-erythritol 4-phosphate cytidylyltransferase, producing the protein MGKLGVVIVAAGKGSRMKAAESKQYLELAGKPILVHTLELFERLDAVDTIVLVTGAGDIERCSGYAAQYGIGKLAQIVTGGAERQHSVYAGIKALPEQVEWVLVHDGVRPFAAKEHILRCVETVKACGAAVLAVPVKDTIKIVDGAGIIRSTPDRRSLWAMQTPQAFRRSLLEQAYEQAERDGFVGTDDASLVERIGAPVQVVEADYYNIKITTPEDLPWAEWIAQNVRGEDAR; encoded by the coding sequence ATGGGGAAGCTGGGCGTAGTCATTGTGGCGGCGGGAAAAGGCTCCCGCATGAAGGCCGCGGAAAGCAAGCAGTATTTGGAGCTGGCGGGGAAGCCGATTTTGGTACATACGCTGGAGCTGTTTGAGCGGCTGGATGCGGTCGATACGATCGTGCTCGTGACCGGAGCGGGCGATATCGAAAGATGCTCGGGATATGCGGCGCAGTACGGCATCGGCAAGCTGGCGCAAATCGTAACCGGAGGAGCCGAAAGGCAGCATTCCGTTTATGCCGGAATTAAGGCGCTGCCGGAGCAGGTCGAATGGGTGCTCGTCCACGACGGAGTGCGCCCGTTCGCAGCGAAGGAGCATATTTTGCGCTGCGTGGAGACGGTCAAAGCGTGCGGGGCGGCCGTGCTGGCCGTACCGGTGAAGGATACGATCAAAATCGTGGACGGTGCGGGCATCATCCGTTCGACGCCGGACCGGCGAAGCTTGTGGGCGATGCAAACCCCGCAAGCTTTTCGTCGTTCTTTGCTGGAGCAGGCGTACGAGCAGGCGGAGCGGGACGGTTTCGTCGGTACCGACGACGCTTCGCTGGTGGAGCGGATCGGTGCGCCGGTTCAGGTCGTTGAAGCCGACTATTATAACATCAAGATCACGACGCCGGAGGATTTGCCTTGGGCCGAATGGATCGCGCAAAATGTCAGGGGAGAGGATGCAAGGTGA
- a CDS encoding PIN/TRAM domain-containing protein has product MLKKWIQMIFAIMGGVLGFEWSNSWSEPVFSMMGSSKNVEQMPVEGFPFWALLIGGGIGFIVSAWAVHAGYKLIQRGEQQIAKVPISDLLAGTAGMVIGMLAAVMLLASIDITGWSGVILHIVVTGALSVAGFRFGYSKRDELIAILSKNRVSKERNKEAKGYEEHKILDTSVIIDGRIADICKTGFIEGTLVIPEFVLEELQHIADSSDLLKRNRGRRGLDILNKIQKELDVKVLIYEGDFDEISEVDSKLVKLAKVLQGKVITNDFNLNKVCELQGVSVLNINDLANAVKPVVLPGEEILVQVIKDGKEHGQGVAYLDDGTMIVVEGGREFIGTTLDVLVTSVLQTSAGRMIFAKPKLLEKAL; this is encoded by the coding sequence ATGTTGAAGAAATGGATACAGATGATTTTTGCCATTATGGGGGGCGTGCTTGGGTTTGAGTGGAGTAATTCGTGGAGCGAACCGGTATTCAGTATGATGGGTTCCTCGAAAAATGTGGAGCAAATGCCGGTGGAAGGTTTTCCATTCTGGGCGCTGCTGATCGGCGGGGGAATCGGGTTTATCGTCAGCGCTTGGGCCGTTCACGCCGGGTACAAGCTGATTCAACGGGGAGAGCAGCAGATCGCCAAAGTGCCGATTTCCGATTTGCTGGCAGGAACCGCCGGCATGGTCATCGGGATGCTCGCCGCCGTCATGCTGCTGGCATCCATCGATATTACGGGATGGTCCGGCGTGATCCTGCATATTGTAGTGACCGGTGCACTCAGTGTGGCGGGCTTCCGTTTCGGTTATTCCAAGCGAGATGAACTTATTGCGATCCTTTCCAAAAATCGCGTATCCAAAGAGCGCAACAAAGAAGCGAAAGGATACGAAGAACACAAAATTTTGGATACGAGCGTAATTATCGACGGACGCATCGCGGACATTTGCAAAACCGGATTTATTGAGGGGACGCTGGTCATTCCCGAATTTGTGCTCGAAGAGCTGCAGCATATCGCCGATTCGTCTGATCTGCTCAAGCGAAACCGGGGCCGCCGGGGGCTTGACATTTTAAACAAAATCCAAAAGGAACTCGACGTCAAGGTGCTCATCTACGAAGGGGATTTCGACGAAATTTCCGAGGTGGACAGCAAGCTGGTCAAGCTGGCGAAAGTGCTGCAGGGCAAGGTGATCACCAACGACTTTAACCTGAACAAGGTGTGCGAGCTGCAGGGCGTATCCGTGCTGAACATCAACGATTTGGCCAACGCGGTGAAGCCGGTCGTACTGCCGGGCGAGGAGATTCTCGTACAGGTGATCAAAGACGGCAAGGAGCACGGCCAAGGCGTCGCTTACCTGGACGACGGGACGATGATCGTCGTGGAAGGCGGCCGGGAATTTATCGGCACGACGCTCGATGTGCTCGTGACCAGCGTGCTGCAGACTTCTGCGGGCCGGATGATTTTCGCCAAGCCGAAACTATTGGAAAAAGCGCTCTAA
- the pssA gene encoding CDP-diacylglycerol--serine O-phosphatidyltransferase produces MLTKSLPNVFTVGNLFLGIISIILVFNGNPELAAIMVIVAMLLDGLDGRVARALNAQSEFGKELDSLSDVISFGVAPAFIMYVTAFTSLNAAAAWIVTAVFPICGALRLARFNVIAGTPGYFIGLPIPAAGGVLCTLALFHEQLGTTVLLISTLALSYLMVSTVKYPNFKKVGIPKAAIWITPIVVVIAVALAILFPGMLSKMIFVPLVIYALYGLKKNVDRFFFRKRKNKSADEVKSESF; encoded by the coding sequence ATGCTGACAAAATCTCTTCCCAACGTGTTTACGGTAGGGAACTTATTTTTGGGAATCATCTCCATCATTCTCGTTTTTAACGGGAATCCGGAACTTGCGGCGATTATGGTCATCGTGGCCATGCTGCTGGACGGCTTGGACGGACGTGTCGCCCGCGCGCTGAATGCGCAGAGCGAGTTCGGCAAAGAGCTCGATTCGTTATCGGACGTCATTTCATTCGGCGTAGCGCCGGCCTTTATCATGTACGTCACGGCTTTTACAAGCCTCAACGCGGCTGCAGCCTGGATTGTCACAGCGGTATTCCCGATCTGTGGGGCGCTTCGCCTGGCACGGTTTAACGTTATTGCCGGAACTCCCGGTTATTTTATCGGACTTCCGATTCCGGCGGCAGGCGGCGTTTTGTGTACGCTTGCTTTATTTCATGAGCAGCTCGGCACGACGGTGCTTTTGATCAGCACGCTCGCCTTGTCTTACCTGATGGTAAGCACGGTCAAATACCCGAATTTCAAAAAAGTCGGCATTCCGAAAGCAGCCATCTGGATTACGCCAATCGTGGTCGTCATTGCCGTGGCGCTGGCCATCTTGTTCCCGGGCATGCTTTCCAAAATGATTTTTGTGCCGCTTGTCATTTATGCGCTTTATGGTTTAAAAAAAAACGTTGATCGGTTTTTCTTCAGAAAACGGAAAAACAAGTCCGCGGATGAGGTAAAATCGGAAAGTTTCTGA